One region of Pan paniscus chromosome 5, NHGRI_mPanPan1-v2.0_pri, whole genome shotgun sequence genomic DNA includes:
- the LOC103786681 gene encoding LOW QUALITY PROTEIN: histone-binding protein RBBP4-like (The sequence of the model RefSeq protein was modified relative to this genomic sequence to represent the inferred CDS: deleted 1 base in 1 codon) → MADKEAAFDDAVEERGINKEYKKWKKNTPFLYDLVLTHALEWPSLTAQWLPDITRPEGKDFSIHQLVLGTYTLDEQNHLIIASVQLPNDDAQFDASHYNTEKGEFGGFYSVRGKIEIEIKINHEGEVNKVHYMPQNPCIISTKTPSSDVLVFDYTKHLSKPDPSGECDPDLCLRGHQKEGYGLSWNPNLCGHLLSASDDHTSCLWDISAVPKERKVVDVKTIFTGHTAVVDVSWHLLHESLFGSVADDQKLMIWDTCSNSASKPSRSVDTHTAEVTLTLCLSFNPYSEFILATGSADKTVALRDLRNLKHKLHSFELHKDKIFQVQWLPHNETILASSGTNHRLNVWDLSKIGEKQSPEDKEDGPPELLFIHGGHTAKIPDFSWNPNEPWVICSVPEDNIMQVWQMAENIYNDEDPEGSVDPEGQES, encoded by the exons ATGGCCGACAAGGAAGCAGCCTTTGACGACGCAGTGGAAGAACGAGGGATCAACAAGGagtacaaaaaatggaaaaagaacacCCCTTTTCTTTATGATTTAGTGTTGACCCATGCTCTGGAGTGGCCCAGCCTAACTGCCCAGTGGCTTCCAGATATAACCAGACCAGAAGGGAAAGATTTCAGCATTCATCAACTTGTCCTGGGGACATACACATTGGATGAACAAAACCATCTCATTATAGCCAGTGTGCAACTCCCTAATGATGACGCTCAGTTTGATGCGTCACACTACAacactgagaaaggagaatttgGAGGTTTTTATTCAGTTAGAggaaaaattgaaatagaaatcAAGATCAACCATGAAGGAGAAGTAAACAAGGTCCATTATATGCCCCAGAACCCTTGTATCATCTCAACTAAGACTCCTTCCAGTGATGTTCTTGTCTTTGACTATACAAAACACCTTTCTAAACCAGATCCTTCTGGAGAGTGCGATCCAGACTTGTGTCTCCGTGGACATCAGAAGGAAGGCTATGGGCTTTCTTGGAACCCAAATCTCTGTGGGCACTTACTTAGTGCTTCAGATGACCACACCAGCTGCCTGTGGGACATCAGTGCTGTTCCAAAGGAGAGAAAAGTGGTGGATGTGAAGACCATCTTTACAGGGCATACAGCAGTAGTAGATGTTTCCTGGCATCTGCTCCATGAGTCTCTGTTTGGGTCAGTTGCTGATGATCAGAAACTTATGATTTGGGATACTTGTtcaaacagtgcttccaaaccaAGCCGTTCAGTTGACACTCACACTGCTGAAGTGACGCTCACACTG TGCCTCTCTTTCAATCCTTATAGTGAGTTCATTCTTGCCACAGGATCTGCTGACAAGACTGTTGCCTTGCGGGATCTGAGAAATCTGAAACATAAGTTGCATTCCTTTGAATTACATAAGGATAAAATATTCCAGGTTCAGTGGTTACCTCACAATGAGACTATTTTGGCTTCCAGTGGTACCAATCACAGACTGAATGTCTGGGATTTAAGTAAAATTGGAGAGAAACAATCCCCAGAAGATAAAGAAGATGGGCCACCAGAGTTGTTGTTTATTCATGGTGGTCACACTGCCAAGATACCTGATTTCTCCTGGAATCCCAATGAACCTTGGGTGATTTGTTCTGTACCAGAAGACAATATCATGCAAGTGTGGCAAATGGCAGAGAACATTTACAACGATGAAGACCCTGAAGGAAGCGTGGATCCAGAAGGACAAGAGTCCTAG